A genome region from Nicotiana tabacum cultivar K326 chromosome 13, ASM71507v2, whole genome shotgun sequence includes the following:
- the LOC107788034 gene encoding transcription factor GTE6-like isoform X2 encodes MEGVDASNLDLEKVGPQGNAAEVDGFRCSVDELVMKVDQLEQRVNEVEKFYLNTSIKQPNTSKNTSSGKHKDKEKHVPGFKKLQLEASRGEAAAAKRMQELMRQFGTILRQITQHKWAWPFMQPVDVEGLGLHDYYEIIDRPMDFSTIKNQMEARDGAGYKHVREIFADVRLVFKNAMKYNDEKSDVHRMAKTLLEKFEEKWLQLLPKVTEEEKRREEEEAEVQLNMQLAQEAAHAKLARDLCNELYEADTHLEELREMVVTRCRKISIEEKRNLGIALTKLSPEDLSKALEIVAQNNPLFPASAEEVELDIDAQSELTLWRLKFFVKDALEVQGKSTSKGDNSNSVNPNISAASKRKKEICDALVKNAKKRNKKPSK; translated from the exons ATGGAAGGTGTAGATGCATCCAATTTGGATTTGGAAAAGGTGGGACCACAAGGTAATGCTGCGGAAGTGGATGGTTTTAGATGCAGTGTTGATGAGCTAGTCATGAAAGTCGATCAG CTTGAACAAAGAGTGAATGAAGTTGAGAAGTTCTACTTGAACACAAGTATAAAGCAACCAAACACTTCAAAGAATACTTCTTCAGGGAAGCACAAAGATAAGGAGAAACATGTTCCTGGCTTTAAGAAGCTACAACTAGAAGCATCACGTGGAGAGGCCGCTGCGGCTAAGAGGATGCAGGAGCTTATGCGCCAGTTTGGCACAATTTTGCGCCAG ATCACTCAGCACAAATGGGCTTGGCCTTTTATGCAGCCGGTTGATGTTGAAGGACTTGGGTTGCATGACTATTATGAG ATTATTGATAGGCCCATGGACTTCAGTACAATAAAGAACCAAATGGAGGCCAGGGATGGTGCCGGGTATAAGCACGTCAGAGAGATTTTTGCTGATGTTAGACTGGTGTTCAAGAATGCAATGAAGTACAATGATGAAAAGAGTGATGTTCATCGAATGGCGAAAACATTATTGGAAAAATTTGAGGAGAAATGGTTGCAACTTTTGCCAAAAGTTACTGAGGAG GAAAAAAGACGAGAAGAGGAGGAAGCAGAAGTTCAACTGAATATGCAGCTTGCTCAGGAGGCCGCTCATGCCAAATTGGCGAGGGATCTGTGCAACGAG CTTTATGAAGCTGATACACACTTGGAGGAACTCAGAGAGATGGTGGTCACAAGATGCAG AAAAATATCAATAGAGGAGAAGAGAAATCTAGGAATAGCTCTCACGAAGTTATCTCCCGAAGATCTTAGTAAGGCTCTGGAGATAGTAGCGCAAAATAATCCACTATTTCCAGCCTCGGCAGAAGAGGTGGAACTTGACATTGATGCTCAG AGTGAATTGACATTGTGGAGGCTAAAATTTTTCGTCAAGGATGCATTAGAAGTTCAGGGCAAGAGTACAAGCAAAGGTGATAACAGTAACTCGGTCAATCCTAATATTAGTGCTGCctccaaaagaaaaaaggagatttGTGATGCTCTTGTGAAGAATGCCAAGAAACGAAATAAAAAGCCATCTAAATGA
- the LOC107788034 gene encoding transcription factor GTE6-like isoform X1 — MEGVDASNLDLEKVGPQGNAAEVDGFRCSVDELVMKVDQLEQRVNEVEKFYLNTSIKQPNTSKNTSSGKHKDKEKHVPGFKKLQLEASRGEAAAAKRMQELMRQFGTILRQITQHKWAWPFMQPVDVEGLGLHDYYEIIDRPMDFSTIKNQMEARDGAGYKHVREIFADVRLVFKNAMKYNDEKSDVHRMAKTLLEKFEEKWLQLLPKVTEEVTITLDVSSLEKRREEEEAEVQLNMQLAQEAAHAKLARDLCNELYEADTHLEELREMVVTRCRKISIEEKRNLGIALTKLSPEDLSKALEIVAQNNPLFPASAEEVELDIDAQSELTLWRLKFFVKDALEVQGKSTSKGDNSNSVNPNISAASKRKKEICDALVKNAKKRNKKPSK, encoded by the exons ATGGAAGGTGTAGATGCATCCAATTTGGATTTGGAAAAGGTGGGACCACAAGGTAATGCTGCGGAAGTGGATGGTTTTAGATGCAGTGTTGATGAGCTAGTCATGAAAGTCGATCAG CTTGAACAAAGAGTGAATGAAGTTGAGAAGTTCTACTTGAACACAAGTATAAAGCAACCAAACACTTCAAAGAATACTTCTTCAGGGAAGCACAAAGATAAGGAGAAACATGTTCCTGGCTTTAAGAAGCTACAACTAGAAGCATCACGTGGAGAGGCCGCTGCGGCTAAGAGGATGCAGGAGCTTATGCGCCAGTTTGGCACAATTTTGCGCCAG ATCACTCAGCACAAATGGGCTTGGCCTTTTATGCAGCCGGTTGATGTTGAAGGACTTGGGTTGCATGACTATTATGAG ATTATTGATAGGCCCATGGACTTCAGTACAATAAAGAACCAAATGGAGGCCAGGGATGGTGCCGGGTATAAGCACGTCAGAGAGATTTTTGCTGATGTTAGACTGGTGTTCAAGAATGCAATGAAGTACAATGATGAAAAGAGTGATGTTCATCGAATGGCGAAAACATTATTGGAAAAATTTGAGGAGAAATGGTTGCAACTTTTGCCAAAAGTTACTGAGGAGGTAACTATTACTTTGGACGTTAGTTCTTTG GAAAAAAGACGAGAAGAGGAGGAAGCAGAAGTTCAACTGAATATGCAGCTTGCTCAGGAGGCCGCTCATGCCAAATTGGCGAGGGATCTGTGCAACGAG CTTTATGAAGCTGATACACACTTGGAGGAACTCAGAGAGATGGTGGTCACAAGATGCAG AAAAATATCAATAGAGGAGAAGAGAAATCTAGGAATAGCTCTCACGAAGTTATCTCCCGAAGATCTTAGTAAGGCTCTGGAGATAGTAGCGCAAAATAATCCACTATTTCCAGCCTCGGCAGAAGAGGTGGAACTTGACATTGATGCTCAG AGTGAATTGACATTGTGGAGGCTAAAATTTTTCGTCAAGGATGCATTAGAAGTTCAGGGCAAGAGTACAAGCAAAGGTGATAACAGTAACTCGGTCAATCCTAATATTAGTGCTGCctccaaaagaaaaaaggagatttGTGATGCTCTTGTGAAGAATGCCAAGAAACGAAATAAAAAGCCATCTAAATGA